Proteins encoded within one genomic window of Gloeobacter kilaueensis JS1:
- a CDS encoding glycosyltransferase family 4 protein, producing MRVLYDGAIYNFQSHGGIRRYFDNLFKQLAADYSLSLYRCHPQIPLARRPHLRQYTYRYFRPRRLSSALEPFFLRGLLGTGRFDLLHPTYYSYSPLIAAAGRERLPIVLTVWDLIHERFPDQAGPTADTVALKQKILPLAQRIICISESTKADLIEIYKIPEKKISVTYLATDLNAALALGDEPVPERPYFLYVGSRLAYKNFDRLLVAFAQAFSAKSDPVLCVVGAPAQPAEQERIAALGLTGRVEFYPYPDDRHLAKLYHRSLALVYPSLYEGFGIPPLEAMACETAVIASNRSSLPEVVGDAGILINPLDIAEWTDALRQLATNPQERTKLIERGSERVKHFSWQKTAAQTLAVYQLVGG from the coding sequence GTGCGCGTTCTCTACGACGGAGCGATCTACAACTTCCAGAGCCACGGCGGCATCCGCCGGTACTTCGACAATCTTTTTAAGCAACTGGCAGCGGACTATTCCCTCTCGCTCTACCGCTGCCATCCCCAAATTCCGCTCGCCCGGCGACCGCACCTGCGGCAGTACACCTACCGCTACTTCAGACCCCGGCGGCTCTCCTCGGCCCTCGAACCGTTTTTTTTGCGCGGACTTCTTGGCACAGGCCGCTTCGATCTGCTCCATCCGACGTACTATTCGTATTCGCCCCTCATCGCTGCTGCCGGACGCGAACGATTGCCGATCGTCCTCACGGTCTGGGATCTGATCCACGAGCGCTTTCCGGACCAGGCTGGTCCGACTGCCGATACCGTTGCTCTCAAGCAAAAAATCCTGCCCCTCGCCCAGCGGATCATCTGTATTTCCGAAAGCACGAAAGCGGACCTCATCGAGATTTACAAGATTCCAGAAAAAAAAATCTCCGTCACCTACCTGGCCACCGACCTGAACGCTGCACTCGCTCTGGGCGACGAGCCGGTGCCGGAGCGGCCTTACTTTCTCTACGTCGGCAGCCGCCTTGCCTACAAAAATTTCGACCGGTTGCTGGTAGCCTTTGCCCAGGCGTTTTCAGCTAAAAGCGACCCGGTGCTCTGCGTCGTCGGTGCTCCGGCCCAACCGGCAGAGCAAGAGCGGATTGCTGCCCTGGGCCTGACGGGACGGGTGGAATTTTATCCGTATCCGGACGATCGGCATCTGGCAAAGCTGTATCACCGCAGCCTGGCGCTGGTCTATCCGTCGCTGTACGAGGGCTTTGGCATCCCGCCCCTAGAGGCGATGGCCTGCGAGACGGCGGTGATTGCTTCCAACCGCTCCAGTCTGCCGGAAGTAGTAGGTGACGCCGGGATCTTGATCAATCCGCTCGATATCGCTGAGTGGACCGACGCCCTGCGCCAGCTCGCCACCAATCCGCAAGAGAGAACAAAACTGATCGAGCGGGGCAGCGAGCGGGTGAAGCACTTCAGCTGGCAGAAGACAGCCGCTCAGACGTTAGCAGTCTACCAGTTGGTGGGAGGCTGA
- a CDS encoding ABC transporter permease: METQELLIEAGRSEGQYWRDLWRYRELLYFLAWRDILVRYKQTVIGVAWAVVRPVITMAIFTLVFSKLARLSSGEVPYPVLVFAAMLPWQFFSTALVDCSNSVVNNASMVTKVYFPRLIVPISAVIVSFADFLISLALLAALMAWYHYWPSWRLLALPGLTLVVFAAGLGAGLWLAALNVRYRDFRILVPFIVQVGIYISPVGFSSNLVPENWRLLYSLNPMVGVIDGFRWAIIGNSVFVYFYWPGFLLSLSLVALLLVSGIWYFRRTEKTFSDVI, encoded by the coding sequence ATGGAGACCCAGGAACTCCTGATCGAAGCGGGCCGCTCCGAGGGCCAGTACTGGCGCGACCTGTGGCGCTACCGCGAGCTGCTGTATTTTCTGGCCTGGCGCGACATCCTGGTGCGCTACAAGCAGACGGTGATCGGAGTGGCCTGGGCGGTGGTCCGGCCTGTGATCACGATGGCGATCTTCACCCTCGTCTTCAGCAAGCTGGCCCGGTTGTCCTCCGGCGAGGTGCCCTATCCAGTGCTCGTCTTTGCGGCGATGCTGCCCTGGCAGTTTTTTTCGACGGCCCTGGTCGATTGCTCCAACAGCGTCGTCAACAACGCCAGCATGGTCACAAAAGTCTACTTTCCGCGCCTCATCGTGCCGATAAGTGCGGTGATCGTGAGCTTTGCCGATTTTTTGATCTCCCTCGCTCTGCTCGCCGCCCTGATGGCCTGGTACCACTACTGGCCAAGCTGGCGGCTTCTGGCACTGCCGGGGCTGACGCTGGTCGTCTTTGCTGCTGGCCTCGGGGCGGGCCTCTGGCTTGCGGCCCTGAACGTGCGCTACCGCGATTTTCGGATTCTGGTGCCCTTTATCGTGCAGGTGGGCATCTATATCAGCCCGGTGGGCTTCAGCAGCAATCTGGTACCAGAGAACTGGCGACTTCTGTACTCGCTCAACCCGATGGTCGGCGTGATCGACGGCTTTCGCTGGGCAATTATCGGCAACTCCGTATTTGTCTATTTTTACTGGCCGGGTTTTTTGCTCTCCCTCAGCCTTGTCGCGCTGTTGCTCGTAAGCGGCATCTGGTATTTTCGCAGGACCGAGAAAACTTTTTCTGACGTGATCTAG
- a CDS encoding glycosyltransferase family 2 protein, whose amino-acid sequence MAELPRISVIVPSFNQGTFIERTLLSILGQGYPDLEVIVIDGGSTDETINVLERYSDQLTCWHSQPDRGQADAINRGMAISSGQILCWLNSDDMFLPGTLLAVGSHLRDQTERPKLLHGGAVTIAEENGELRSGVQSSQPFDCTRLTCSNFIVQPSSFWTRPLWQGTGELNIRYQYILDWDWFLRASRVPGFEADYLPRFLSLYRYHAQHKTSSGGEKRRQEIMELIRTHASPYWQNLYSAIDRSYPQIQHTATRLEKLGLPGRTRLLPWLIPNVRSHLKSAQDFYTVLFTFGW is encoded by the coding sequence ATGGCGGAGTTGCCCCGGATCTCGGTGATCGTGCCTTCGTTCAACCAGGGAACATTCATCGAGCGCACGCTGCTGTCGATTCTGGGCCAGGGCTATCCCGACCTGGAGGTGATCGTCATCGACGGCGGCAGCACAGACGAAACGATCAACGTTCTGGAGCGCTACAGCGACCAGCTCACCTGCTGGCATTCGCAGCCGGACAGGGGGCAGGCCGATGCGATCAACCGGGGCATGGCAATAAGTTCCGGTCAGATCCTCTGCTGGCTCAACTCCGACGATATGTTCCTGCCCGGCACGCTGCTGGCGGTAGGTAGCCATTTGCGAGACCAGACAGAAAGGCCAAAGCTCCTCCACGGCGGGGCGGTGACGATTGCCGAAGAAAACGGCGAACTGCGCAGCGGCGTCCAGTCAAGCCAGCCCTTCGATTGCACCCGGCTCACCTGCAGCAACTTCATCGTCCAGCCCAGCAGCTTCTGGACGCGCCCTCTCTGGCAGGGGACGGGCGAGTTGAACATTCGCTACCAGTACATCCTCGATTGGGACTGGTTCTTGCGCGCCAGCCGGGTGCCGGGCTTTGAGGCGGACTACCTGCCCCGGTTTCTTTCGCTCTACCGCTACCATGCCCAGCACAAGACGAGTAGCGGCGGTGAGAAGCGGCGGCAGGAGATTATGGAACTGATTCGCACCCACGCCTCGCCCTACTGGCAGAATCTCTACAGCGCGATCGACCGCTCCTACCCGCAGATTCAGCACACGGCCACTCGGCTCGAAAAACTGGGCCTACCGGGCCGGACCCGGCTATTGCCCTGGCTGATCCCCAACGTCCGCTCCCACCTCAAGTCTGCCCAGGACTTTTACACCGTTTTATTTACCTTCGGCTGGTGA
- a CDS encoding glycosyltransferase — translation MKEPLRIHFLVDSTGETGTYFRFHNLAVGLARLGQSVSVFACDHDTNSQTRTIERDGVLYRIVPSFRGQSFFTASNHPLNALARCLADYPPCDIAHLFQPHLSAALAWDWRRTLPARLYFYDWDDLWSDGGLLAKSVPGFRPWWFQTCTRWGERRFPARAHHVTTCSRFLADLAAKRGARAVTVLHNGFWPFDPASKHIARQQLGLQPDALYVGFMGRTWAEIAWCFEAVDQNLDRHPHLRFALCGPPPEVLQLASTGARERTDFLGSLAPERTRLFAAALDLGLLPLEDNLFNRSRFPIKFAEYMAAGAAVLCSEVGECAELAGDFPWVFQAGSTRVDWLAAFQQTVDWIAATSAPPVDRNRCAERFSWQALSSELLTCYRSALSPLPP, via the coding sequence GTGAAAGAACCTCTGCGCATTCACTTTCTGGTCGATAGCACGGGCGAGACCGGCACGTACTTCCGCTTTCACAATCTAGCGGTCGGACTTGCTCGCCTGGGGCAGTCGGTGAGCGTCTTTGCCTGCGACCACGACACCAATTCCCAGACCCGAACGATCGAGCGCGACGGCGTACTTTACCGGATCGTGCCTTCGTTTAGAGGCCAGAGCTTTTTCACCGCCTCCAACCATCCGCTCAACGCCCTCGCCCGCTGCCTGGCAGACTACCCGCCCTGCGACATTGCTCACCTGTTTCAGCCCCACCTGAGCGCTGCCCTCGCCTGGGACTGGCGGCGGACGCTCCCCGCCAGGCTGTACTTCTACGACTGGGACGACCTGTGGAGCGACGGCGGCCTGCTTGCTAAAAGTGTCCCCGGCTTTCGGCCCTGGTGGTTTCAGACCTGTACGCGCTGGGGGGAACGCCGCTTTCCGGCGCGGGCCCATCACGTTACCACCTGTAGCCGGTTCCTCGCCGATCTGGCAGCGAAGCGGGGAGCGCGGGCGGTGACGGTGCTACATAACGGTTTCTGGCCCTTCGATCCTGCAAGCAAGCACATTGCAAGACAGCAACTCGGTCTGCAGCCGGATGCGCTCTACGTCGGCTTTATGGGGCGGACCTGGGCGGAGATCGCCTGGTGCTTCGAGGCGGTCGATCAAAATCTCGACCGCCACCCCCACCTGCGCTTCGCCCTCTGTGGCCCGCCGCCGGAGGTGCTGCAACTTGCTTCTACTGGGGCGCGGGAGCGGACAGATTTTTTAGGCTCGCTTGCCCCCGAACGGACGCGCCTTTTTGCCGCCGCCCTCGATCTGGGCCTATTGCCTCTGGAGGACAATCTCTTTAACCGCAGCCGCTTCCCGATCAAATTTGCCGAGTACATGGCGGCGGGGGCAGCGGTTCTCTGCTCAGAAGTAGGAGAGTGCGCGGAACTTGCGGGCGATTTTCCCTGGGTCTTCCAGGCCGGTAGTACCCGCGTAGACTGGCTTGCCGCCTTTCAGCAGACAGTAGACTGGATAGCGGCCACCAGTGCGCCGCCTGTAGACCGCAACCGATGCGCGGAGCGCTTCAGCTGGCAGGCGCTCAGCTCAGAACTGCTCACCTGCTACCGGAGCGCCCTTTCGCCTCTGCCACCTTGA
- a CDS encoding GumC family protein, translated as MVNPQASLGPPSDNFNLLSIWRTLRKRKLLSLSVAVAVFGGVAAFTYTRPYIYESETLILVDNRQQIPVVQTTESALPSAANLETEIQILKSRSLIGRAIHRLAPPFNILNSTTAADNISISQIGDAGVLRVAYRDTNPERAKAVLTALGATYVEYSLESKRGQADNAIKFIEAKLPRAKKVLNQTAIAIREFRKRYDIPDPDGYATSVAEVQQSLQQRIQDLQINLAQTQRQYSELRAQVGEDPDIALSMTILSQDPTYTRLVSKYKDAEADYVSQRAKFKDAYKPVGDLKKQRDIYLRLLQEQATSVLGSAKVAKLGLKSGAVPALGDSAITGSGGANPPVAPAASAPTPATVASKGEPAPPAAPTSKAPAALPEARSLAAAPVRQTIQQSLASQLLSTQVTLSVQKAQLASLTKAQNDIVARFKKIPQLQQQYTELQRDYNVNSQIVNGLLTKLEELRITEAQETSPWRVLEPPDLPDTPVSPKIDQNLLYGFIASVFLGLGAAFVPDLIDERIKGVEEAKELTGLPLLGAIPKTENLTETLVAPSRDGVVIGDRLVTRQYTRSPFKEALRSLALSLRYLGSNNSVKTLLFTSSIPAEGKSIISYNLGLVLSEFGKRVLVVDADMRKPNLHRFLELPNSRGLSTAIATETPWQQLVQSGGNPNLTLLTSGPIPPNPVALLNSEKMTELLAQWRENFDYVIVDTPPVVGLPDAQSIVSRVDRVVLIVAIERSTRSVIARVLEILRSSQCELAGLVVNMLNDGNEGYYYQYYTSYYGESPPDAAAVAQMQAQNNGNGNGRRRGMLSGLFGNRTGRR; from the coding sequence ATGGTTAATCCCCAGGCCAGCCTTGGCCCGCCGAGCGACAACTTCAATCTGCTTTCGATCTGGAGAACGCTGCGCAAGCGCAAACTCCTCTCGCTGAGCGTCGCTGTCGCTGTCTTTGGCGGGGTCGCTGCCTTTACTTACACCAGACCCTATATCTACGAGTCGGAGACGCTGATCCTGGTGGACAACCGCCAGCAGATACCGGTTGTCCAGACCACCGAAAGCGCTCTGCCTTCTGCCGCCAATCTCGAAACAGAAATCCAGATTCTCAAAAGTCGCTCGCTGATTGGCCGCGCCATCCACAGATTGGCCCCGCCCTTTAACATCCTCAATTCGACCACTGCCGCCGATAACATCTCGATTAGCCAGATTGGCGACGCCGGAGTGCTCAGGGTGGCCTACCGCGATACCAACCCGGAGCGGGCCAAGGCGGTCCTCACCGCCCTCGGGGCGACCTACGTCGAGTACAGCCTCGAGAGCAAGCGCGGCCAGGCCGACAACGCGATCAAATTTATCGAAGCCAAGCTGCCTCGCGCCAAAAAAGTTCTCAACCAGACCGCCATTGCCATCCGCGAATTTCGCAAGCGCTACGACATCCCGGATCCGGACGGCTACGCCACCAGCGTCGCCGAGGTCCAGCAGAGCCTCCAGCAGCGCATCCAGGATCTGCAGATCAACCTTGCCCAGACCCAGAGGCAGTACTCCGAATTGCGCGCCCAGGTGGGCGAAGATCCCGATATTGCCCTGTCGATGACGATCTTGAGCCAGGATCCGACCTACACGCGCCTGGTCTCCAAGTACAAGGACGCCGAAGCCGACTACGTTTCGCAGCGCGCCAAGTTCAAAGATGCCTACAAGCCGGTGGGTGATCTTAAAAAGCAGCGCGACATCTACCTGCGCCTATTGCAGGAGCAGGCCACCAGTGTCCTCGGTAGCGCCAAGGTGGCCAAGCTCGGCTTGAAGAGCGGTGCTGTGCCGGCCCTGGGAGATAGTGCCATCACCGGCAGTGGGGGGGCCAATCCGCCCGTTGCCCCCGCCGCCTCCGCCCCAACTCCCGCCACCGTTGCAAGTAAGGGCGAACCTGCTCCGCCCGCTGCCCCAACGAGTAAAGCCCCGGCTGCTTTGCCGGAAGCGCGGAGCCTGGCAGCGGCCCCGGTGCGCCAGACGATCCAGCAGTCGCTGGCAAGCCAGTTGCTCAGCACCCAGGTCACCCTCTCGGTCCAAAAAGCGCAGCTCGCGAGCCTCACCAAGGCCCAGAACGACATCGTCGCCCGCTTCAAAAAGATTCCCCAACTGCAGCAGCAGTACACCGAACTGCAGCGCGACTACAACGTCAACAGCCAGATCGTCAACGGCCTGCTCACCAAGCTCGAAGAACTGCGGATCACCGAAGCCCAGGAGACTTCGCCCTGGCGCGTGCTCGAACCGCCGGATCTGCCGGACACCCCCGTATCGCCCAAGATCGATCAAAACCTGCTGTATGGCTTTATTGCCAGCGTCTTTTTGGGTCTGGGGGCCGCCTTCGTGCCGGATCTGATCGATGAGCGGATCAAGGGCGTCGAGGAAGCGAAGGAACTGACCGGCCTGCCTCTGCTCGGCGCGATTCCCAAGACCGAGAACCTGACTGAGACCCTGGTCGCCCCCAGCCGCGACGGGGTGGTGATTGGCGACAGGCTCGTCACCCGGCAGTACACCCGCTCTCCTTTTAAGGAGGCGCTGCGCTCTCTAGCTCTCAGCCTGCGCTATCTGGGTTCCAACAACAGCGTCAAGACCCTGCTCTTTACCTCGTCGATTCCGGCGGAGGGCAAGAGCATCATCAGTTACAACCTGGGCCTGGTGCTCTCCGAATTTGGCAAGCGCGTGCTGGTGGTCGATGCGGACATGCGCAAACCGAACCTGCACCGCTTCTTAGAACTGCCCAACTCGCGCGGCCTCAGCACTGCAATCGCCACCGAGACGCCCTGGCAGCAACTGGTCCAGTCCGGCGGCAACCCCAATTTGACCTTGCTCACCTCCGGACCGATTCCGCCCAACCCGGTCGCCCTGCTCAACTCCGAAAAGATGACCGAGTTGCTTGCCCAGTGGCGCGAGAACTTTGACTACGTGATCGTCGATACGCCGCCGGTGGTCGGTCTGCCGGATGCCCAGAGCATCGTCTCCCGCGTCGATCGGGTGGTGCTCATCGTCGCCATCGAGCGCTCGACCCGCTCGGTAATCGCCCGCGTGCTCGAAATTCTGCGCAGCAGCCAGTGCGAACTGGCGGGTCTGGTGGTCAACATGCTCAACGACGGCAACGAAGGCTATTACTACCAGTATTACACTTCTTACTACGGTGAGTCGCCGCCGGACGCTGCTGCCGTCGCCCAGATGCAGGCCCAGAACAACGGCAACGGCAATGGTCGCCGCCGGGGGATGCTGAGCGGTCTTTTTGGCAACCGCACAGGTCGCCGCTAG
- a CDS encoding glycosyltransferase family 2 protein — MVVRADVSAPVPRVTVVVLNWNGGRDTLACLASLAQQDYAATSVLVIDNGSTDGSVAEIARHFPAVQIVENGQNLGYARGNNTGIVFALMAGADYILLLNNDTVVAPDCVSELMKAALQYPRAAALGAKIYYFTEPERIWYAGARWDRDSACTAHIGQGEVDTGSPYSAVSETDYACGCAVLLQVEAVHKVGLLDYRYFLIWEEVDWCYRARRAGFEVLFVPTARVWHKISTSFGGSFTPLSRYFWWRNRLLWMEKNLPFAERFSIYRRCLLKEILGEGMAYLKLRSAPESQRLPGAALQGVLDYLVRRFGDSPAWLRASR; from the coding sequence GTGGTGGTTCGAGCGGATGTGAGCGCGCCAGTACCCAGGGTAACGGTCGTCGTCTTGAACTGGAACGGCGGACGCGACACGCTTGCGTGTCTGGCCTCCCTTGCCCAACAGGACTATGCAGCCACCAGCGTTCTCGTCATCGACAACGGCTCGACGGATGGTTCGGTTGCCGAAATCGCCCGGCACTTCCCGGCAGTCCAGATTGTCGAGAACGGCCAAAACCTGGGCTACGCCCGAGGCAACAACACCGGTATCGTTTTTGCCCTCATGGCAGGTGCGGACTATATCTTGCTATTGAACAACGACACGGTCGTTGCCCCCGATTGCGTGTCCGAACTGATGAAGGCGGCTCTCCAGTATCCCCGCGCCGCCGCTTTGGGAGCGAAGATCTACTATTTCACAGAACCGGAGCGGATCTGGTACGCCGGTGCCCGCTGGGACCGCGACAGCGCCTGCACCGCTCATATCGGGCAGGGGGAGGTGGATACGGGCAGCCCGTACAGCGCGGTGAGCGAAACCGACTACGCCTGCGGCTGTGCGGTGCTCCTGCAAGTCGAAGCGGTACACAAAGTCGGCCTGCTCGATTACCGCTACTTTCTTATCTGGGAAGAAGTGGACTGGTGTTACCGGGCGCGGCGGGCTGGATTTGAAGTCCTGTTCGTCCCGACTGCCAGAGTCTGGCACAAGATCTCGACTTCCTTTGGCGGCAGCTTTACTCCCTTGAGCCGCTACTTCTGGTGGCGCAATCGTTTGCTCTGGATGGAGAAAAATCTCCCCTTTGCCGAGCGCTTCTCGATCTACCGTCGCTGTTTGCTCAAAGAAATTCTGGGCGAAGGAATGGCTTACCTCAAGTTGCGCTCCGCCCCAGAATCGCAGCGATTGCCGGGGGCGGCCCTGCAGGGGGTACTGGATTATCTGGTGCGGCGCTTCGGCGACTCTCCGGCCTGGCTGCGCGCTTCCAGGTAG
- a CDS encoding ABC transporter ATP-binding protein, translated as MSPPIVRIEHLSKQYSLGRRPPTRSLREAFAAAPKSIRLALEALLGKRQAEQKFWALKDVCFDIEKGEVLGIIGRNGAGKSTLLKILSRITEPTAGRVQIRGRVASLLEVGTGFHPELTGRENIYLNGAILGMSRSEIQRRFDQIVAFAETEKFLDTPVKFYSSGMYVRLAFAVAAHLEPEILIVDEVLAVGDVQFQKKCLGKIKDVAREEGRTVLFVSHNMGAVTSLCDRAVYLMDGQVELDGSAEAVIASYYAQLVDERGDLSQFRVPVSGYGSSVRFRRIELVSDGDGNLRFGEPLHYTLELEADTDLKNLRIGCSIFDSSDICVGGLFSGPFAIEAGQTLVLSLSVANPNLAPGTYRSGFSVGYGGPDSPRHDLDAIVGRPAFHVLPIATAAGQVANWSPGWGRIVFQDVQFSVGE; from the coding sequence ATGTCCCCTCCAATCGTTCGCATCGAGCATCTGAGCAAACAGTACAGCCTCGGTAGACGGCCACCGACCCGCTCGCTGCGCGAAGCTTTTGCTGCTGCACCCAAAAGTATCCGCCTGGCCCTTGAGGCACTGCTGGGCAAAAGGCAGGCCGAACAAAAATTCTGGGCGCTCAAAGATGTTTGTTTCGATATCGAAAAAGGCGAAGTGCTCGGTATCATCGGTCGCAACGGTGCCGGTAAATCGACGCTCTTAAAAATTCTCAGCCGGATCACCGAGCCTACTGCCGGACGGGTACAGATTCGCGGCAGGGTGGCGAGTCTTTTAGAAGTCGGTACAGGCTTTCATCCGGAGTTGACGGGCCGCGAGAACATCTACCTCAACGGGGCGATCCTGGGGATGAGCCGCAGCGAGATCCAGCGCCGCTTCGATCAGATCGTCGCCTTCGCTGAAACCGAAAAATTTTTAGATACACCGGTAAAGTTCTATTCTTCCGGGATGTACGTGCGCCTCGCCTTTGCCGTCGCCGCTCACCTCGAACCGGAGATCTTGATCGTCGATGAGGTGCTGGCGGTCGGGGACGTACAGTTTCAAAAAAAATGCCTGGGCAAGATCAAAGACGTCGCCCGCGAGGAAGGGCGCACGGTACTTTTTGTGAGCCACAACATGGGGGCGGTGACCAGCCTGTGCGACCGGGCGGTCTACCTGATGGACGGCCAGGTGGAGCTGGACGGCTCCGCTGAAGCGGTGATCGCGAGCTACTACGCCCAGCTCGTAGACGAGCGGGGCGATCTGAGTCAGTTTCGGGTACCGGTGAGCGGTTACGGCAGCAGCGTGCGCTTTCGGCGCATCGAACTCGTCTCCGACGGCGACGGAAACCTGCGCTTCGGTGAACCGCTCCACTACACCCTTGAACTCGAAGCAGACACAGATCTTAAAAACCTGCGCATCGGCTGCAGCATCTTCGACAGCTCAGATATCTGCGTCGGTGGCCTCTTCAGCGGCCCCTTCGCGATCGAAGCCGGACAGACTCTGGTGCTCAGCCTGAGCGTCGCCAATCCCAACCTGGCACCGGGAACCTACCGCAGCGGCTTCAGCGTCGGCTACGGCGGACCCGATTCTCCCCGCCACGACCTCGATGCGATCGTCGGCAGACCCGCTTTTCATGTTCTGCCCATCGCCACCGCCGCCGGGCAGGTTGCAAACTGGAGTCCTGGTTGGGGCCGGATCGTCTTTCAGGACGTGCAATTTTCGGTTGGGGAGTAG
- a CDS encoding glycosyltransferase family 2 protein codes for MDDAAPLFSVVIPTRHRDGPLARCLDCLAPGRQNFPKQQYEVIVTDDGSMSTARALLSEAYPWARWVAGPQRGPAANRNNGARQAAGEWLVFTDDDCLPDPGWLAAYRNRIEKGTSQLLEGRTYADRPRRSLAEAAPINDRGGNLWSCNFAIARSLFEAVGGFDERFPYAAMEDSDLRLRLEQAGHRPLFVPEAAVCHPWRTVRGWQSGEQHRHSILIYLSLHPEETARINARYYLYATTRNFWRFTLPGLFAHRGAGFTQALIDHAACLKMAWTLRKLSTPKIPADHHVL; via the coding sequence ATGGACGACGCAGCGCCGCTCTTTTCGGTCGTGATCCCCACCCGCCACCGCGACGGTCCCCTGGCCCGCTGCCTCGATTGCCTCGCCCCCGGACGGCAGAACTTTCCAAAACAGCAGTACGAGGTGATCGTCACCGACGACGGTTCAATGAGCACCGCCCGCGCCCTGCTCAGCGAAGCCTACCCCTGGGCGCGCTGGGTTGCCGGGCCTCAGCGCGGTCCGGCGGCCAACCGCAACAACGGCGCACGCCAGGCTGCAGGCGAGTGGCTGGTCTTTACCGACGACGACTGCCTGCCCGACCCTGGCTGGCTCGCCGCTTACCGCAACCGCATCGAAAAAGGGACTTCCCAGCTTCTTGAAGGGCGGACCTACGCCGATAGGCCCCGGCGCTCGCTGGCGGAGGCGGCCCCGATCAACGACCGGGGCGGCAATCTCTGGTCGTGCAATTTCGCGATTGCCCGGTCCCTCTTTGAGGCCGTCGGTGGCTTCGACGAGCGCTTTCCCTACGCGGCGATGGAGGACAGCGACCTGCGGCTGCGGCTGGAGCAGGCTGGTCATCGCCCCCTGTTCGTGCCGGAGGCGGCGGTCTGCCATCCCTGGCGGACGGTGCGCGGCTGGCAATCTGGCGAACAGCACCGGCACTCGATCTTGATCTATCTGTCGCTGCACCCGGAGGAGACGGCCCGGATCAATGCCCGCTATTACCTCTACGCGACCACCCGCAACTTCTGGCGCTTCACGCTGCCGGGCCTGTTCGCCCACCGGGGAGCGGGCTTCACCCAGGCTCTCATCGACCACGCCGCCTGCTTGAAGATGGCCTGGACGCTAAGAAAGCTTTCGACGCCCAAAATTCCTGCAGATCACCATGTTTTATGA
- a CDS encoding class I SAM-dependent methyltransferase: MFYEAINEPLLRRVPPETKRLLDLGCGSGGFGAKFKHTHACEVVGVTFSEPEQQIAAQLLDHVLQSDLNSCDLRALGQFDCIVCSHVLEHLYQPQDLLGQLKENLASGGLLLVALPNVLYWRQRLEFVRGRFRYTEGGLMDRTHYRFFDWRTAQELLQASGYRIVEATSIGHLPLVSRWLPSPMRETVDKTVTRQFPGLLGHQFLFCCAL; the protein is encoded by the coding sequence ATGTTTTATGAGGCGATCAACGAACCGTTGCTGCGCCGGGTACCGCCCGAGACAAAGCGGCTCCTGGATCTTGGCTGCGGGTCGGGAGGCTTTGGGGCAAAGTTCAAGCACACCCACGCCTGTGAAGTGGTGGGGGTAACCTTCAGCGAACCGGAGCAGCAGATTGCCGCTCAACTTCTCGACCATGTGCTCCAGAGCGACCTCAACAGCTGCGACCTGCGCGCCCTGGGCCAGTTCGACTGCATCGTCTGCAGCCACGTCCTCGAACATCTCTACCAGCCCCAGGATTTGCTGGGCCAGCTCAAAGAGAATCTGGCAAGCGGGGGCCTGCTCCTCGTCGCCCTGCCCAACGTCCTTTACTGGCGGCAACGCCTGGAATTCGTGCGCGGGCGGTTTCGCTACACCGAGGGCGGCTTGATGGACCGCACCCACTACCGCTTCTTTGACTGGCGGACTGCCCAGGAGCTGCTGCAGGCGAGCGGCTACCGGATTGTCGAAGCGACCAGTATCGGTCACCTGCCGCTGGTGAGCAGATGGCTGCCATCGCCCATGCGCGAAACCGTGGATAAGACCGTTACCCGGCAATTTCCAGGGCTTCTGGGCCACCAGTTTCTCTTCTGCTGCGCGCTATGA